A window of the Streptomyces sp. JB150 genome harbors these coding sequences:
- a CDS encoding biotin/lipoate A/B protein ligase family protein gives MHGEYKIPGGKLVVVDVDVEDGVLCRARVAGDFFLEPDEALDAVNRALNGAPAGTDAAGLAARIDAALPEGTVMYGLTSEGIAVAVRRALAHATDWTDYDWQLIHEGPQSPALHMALDEVLTAEVAAGRRAPTLRVWEWGAPAVIIGSFQSLRNEVDADGAARHGVEVVRRISGGGAMFVEPGNTITYSLSVPEALVQGLSFQDSYAYLDDWVLGALGDMGIRAWYQPLNDIATDQGKIAGAAQKRIVGPEGRPGAVLHHVTMAYDIDADKMLEVLRIGREKLSDKGIKSAKKRVDPLRRQTGLPREAVIERMIESFRGRYGLSEGKVTDAELARAEELARTKFSSPEWTARVP, from the coding sequence GTGCACGGTGAGTACAAAATCCCCGGCGGCAAGCTGGTCGTGGTCGACGTGGACGTCGAGGACGGCGTGCTGTGCCGCGCACGCGTCGCGGGCGACTTCTTCCTGGAGCCCGACGAGGCACTCGACGCGGTGAACCGGGCGCTGAACGGGGCTCCGGCCGGCACGGACGCCGCCGGCCTGGCGGCCCGGATCGACGCGGCCCTCCCCGAGGGGACCGTGATGTACGGGCTGACCTCGGAAGGCATCGCCGTCGCCGTGCGCCGCGCGCTCGCCCACGCCACCGACTGGACAGACTACGACTGGCAGCTGATCCACGAGGGCCCGCAGTCCCCCGCCCTGCACATGGCGCTGGACGAGGTGCTGACCGCCGAGGTGGCGGCGGGCCGGCGCGCGCCGACGCTGCGCGTGTGGGAGTGGGGCGCCCCGGCGGTGATCATCGGCAGCTTCCAGTCCCTGCGCAACGAGGTCGACGCGGACGGGGCGGCCCGGCACGGCGTGGAGGTCGTCCGGCGGATCTCCGGCGGCGGCGCGATGTTCGTGGAGCCCGGCAACACCATCACCTACTCGCTGTCCGTCCCCGAGGCGCTGGTCCAGGGCCTGTCCTTCCAGGACAGCTACGCCTACCTCGACGACTGGGTGCTCGGCGCCCTCGGCGACATGGGGATCAGGGCCTGGTACCAGCCGCTGAACGACATCGCCACGGACCAGGGCAAGATCGCGGGCGCGGCGCAGAAGCGGATCGTGGGCCCCGAGGGACGCCCCGGGGCCGTGCTGCACCACGTGACCATGGCGTACGACATCGACGCGGACAAGATGCTCGAGGTGCTGCGCATCGGCCGCGAGAAGCTGTCCGACAAGGGCATCAAGAGCGCGAAGAAGCGGGTGGACCCGCTGCGCCGGCAGACCGGACTGCCCCGCGAGGCCGTCATCGAGCGGATGATCGAGTCGTTCCGCGGCCGGTACGGACTGTCGGAGGGCAAGGTGACCGATGCGGAACTGGCGCGCGCCGAGGAGCTGGCGCGCACCAAGTTCTCCTCCCCCGA
- a CDS encoding urea transporter → MRRSVRTRRRDRRWSAERGPGFAAQVLRGLAQVMFLARPWAGAVVCLALCAADWRYAVYAAGGAALGTGTARALGVARDRPTPGLEGVNPALVALCCAALLSPDRPATALLAAAGSVVGAVLTAAAARVLRVWGLPPLTLPYCVLAVAISAAAPAFARVRPYGDGLAALPGAASGPAAPRPEELLPQDLARAFLHNVSQVFFLAHWQAGALLLAALFLASRTAGLAACAGSAAGIATAWALGAPAERIADGTMGCNAVLVALALCGVFLPATAVTLLYALLGAATATLLTPAVAVLLAPSGGHAFTWPFVLTTLVFLAAARSFPRLTAPAPVPGTDPPAWRSRRTCRESSVPAGR, encoded by the coding sequence ATGCGACGGTCGGTGCGCACTCGTCGGCGGGATCGCCGGTGGTCGGCGGAACGCGGGCCGGGCTTCGCGGCACAGGTGCTGCGCGGCCTGGCCCAGGTGATGTTCCTGGCCCGCCCGTGGGCGGGCGCCGTCGTGTGCCTGGCCCTGTGCGCGGCCGACTGGCGGTACGCGGTGTACGCGGCCGGGGGCGCCGCCCTCGGCACCGGCACCGCGCGGGCGCTGGGTGTCGCCCGCGACCGGCCGACGCCGGGACTGGAGGGCGTCAACCCGGCGCTCGTGGCCCTGTGCTGCGCGGCGCTCCTCTCACCGGACCGGCCGGCCACCGCGCTGCTCGCCGCCGCGGGCAGCGTCGTCGGCGCGGTTCTCACCGCGGCGGCGGCGCGGGTGCTGCGCGTGTGGGGGCTGCCGCCGCTGACCCTGCCGTACTGCGTGCTCGCGGTCGCGATCAGCGCCGCGGCGCCCGCCTTCGCGCGGGTCCGGCCGTACGGCGACGGCCTCGCCGCGCTGCCGGGCGCGGCGTCCGGACCGGCCGCCCCGCGCCCGGAGGAACTGCTCCCGCAGGACCTGGCGCGGGCGTTCCTCCACAACGTGTCCCAGGTCTTCTTCCTGGCGCACTGGCAGGCGGGGGCGCTGCTGCTCGCGGCCCTCTTCCTGGCGAGCCGGACGGCCGGGCTCGCGGCGTGCGCCGGCAGCGCGGCGGGCATCGCCACCGCCTGGGCGCTCGGCGCGCCGGCCGAGCGGATCGCCGACGGCACGATGGGCTGCAACGCGGTGCTCGTCGCGCTGGCGCTGTGCGGGGTGTTCCTGCCCGCGACTGCGGTCACGCTGCTGTACGCGCTGCTCGGCGCGGCGACCGCGACCCTCCTGACCCCGGCCGTCGCGGTGCTGCTCGCCCCGTCCGGCGGCCACGCCTTCACCTGGCCGTTCGTCCTCACCACGCTCGTCTTCCTGGCCGCCGCCCGGTCCTTCCCCCGGCTCACCGCCCCCGCCCCTGTCCCCGGCACGGACCCGCCCGCGTGGCGCAGCCGCCGTACATGTCGGGAATCATCCGTCCCGGCCGGACGTTGA
- a CDS encoding Gfo/Idh/MocA family oxidoreductase, giving the protein MPDIPAVSRRALMGGALASGAAVAGLGTGAAASPAAPGTPSTAPAAPSAERTPPRRPGQKSMIGVPFAEHRTVRVGLIGLGNRGHGMASGWAAVPGCAVTAVCDIRAERAARTADRLVAEGRPRPAEYGGSADAYRRMLRRDDIDLVYIATPWEFHHEQGRAALLAGKHALVELPVATELDELWDLVDTSERTRRHLILAENCNYGRNELAMLRMAHDGLFGEITNGHGGYLHDLRALLFSDTYYTDSWRRLWHTRSTASFYSMHGLGPIAAAMDINRGDRMTALRATSTEPRGLADYRARFVPRSHPSWRETYVNGDLVTCLIDTARGRVIRAEHDVSSPRPYSRINSLAGSRGIFEDYAGVTSASGGRIYLEPDHSGHTWRAFDAYRKEFDHWLWRTIGDDAAGNGGHGGMDYVLQWRTVQQMRAGLAPDMDVYDAAVWCSPVPLSVASLAAGGRPVAVPDFTRGSWLNHRAGLDSRPGEMPPVV; this is encoded by the coding sequence ATGCCTGACATCCCCGCTGTCTCACGCCGTGCTCTCATGGGCGGTGCCCTGGCCTCCGGTGCCGCCGTCGCCGGACTGGGCACGGGCGCCGCCGCCTCGCCCGCCGCCCCCGGCACCCCGTCCACCGCCCCCGCCGCCCCGTCCGCCGAGCGCACACCGCCCCGGCGCCCCGGCCAGAAGTCCATGATCGGTGTCCCTTTCGCGGAACACCGCACGGTCCGCGTCGGCCTGATCGGTCTGGGCAACCGGGGCCACGGCATGGCCTCGGGCTGGGCCGCCGTCCCCGGATGCGCCGTGACCGCCGTGTGCGACATCCGCGCCGAACGCGCCGCACGCACCGCCGACCGGCTGGTCGCCGAGGGCCGGCCCCGGCCGGCCGAGTACGGCGGCTCGGCCGACGCGTACCGGCGCATGCTGCGCCGCGACGACATCGACCTCGTCTACATCGCCACCCCGTGGGAGTTCCACCACGAGCAGGGCCGCGCGGCACTGCTGGCCGGCAAGCACGCCCTCGTCGAACTGCCCGTCGCCACCGAGCTGGACGAGCTGTGGGACCTGGTCGACACCAGCGAGCGCACCCGCCGGCACCTGATCCTCGCCGAGAACTGCAACTACGGCCGCAACGAGCTGGCGATGCTGAGGATGGCCCACGACGGCCTGTTCGGCGAGATCACCAACGGCCACGGCGGCTACCTGCACGACCTGCGGGCCCTGCTGTTCTCCGACACGTACTACACCGACTCCTGGCGGCGGCTGTGGCACACCCGTTCCACCGCCTCCTTCTACTCCATGCACGGCCTGGGCCCGATCGCGGCGGCCATGGACATCAACCGCGGCGACCGGATGACCGCCCTGCGGGCCACCTCCACCGAGCCGAGAGGGCTCGCCGACTACCGCGCGCGGTTCGTGCCGAGATCCCACCCGAGCTGGAGGGAGACGTACGTCAACGGCGACCTCGTGACCTGCCTGATCGACACCGCGCGGGGCCGGGTGATCCGGGCCGAGCACGACGTCAGCTCCCCGCGCCCGTACAGCCGGATCAACTCCCTCGCCGGCAGCCGGGGCATCTTCGAGGACTACGCGGGCGTGACGTCCGCGAGCGGCGGCCGGATCTACCTCGAACCGGACCACAGCGGCCACACCTGGCGGGCGTTCGACGCCTACCGCAAGGAGTTCGACCACTGGCTGTGGCGGACGATCGGCGACGACGCCGCCGGCAACGGCGGGCACGGCGGCATGGACTACGTCCTGCAGTGGCGCACCGTCCAGCAGATGCGGGCCGGGCTGGCCCCGGACATGGACGTCTACGACGCCGCCGTCTGGTGTTCGCCGGTCCCGCTGAGCGTGGCGTCGCTCGCGGCGGGCGGCCGTCCGGTCGCGGTGCCGGACTTCACGCGCGGCTCGTGGCTGAACCACCGGGCGGGCCTCGACTCACGTCCCGGCGAGATGCCCCCGGTGGTCTGA
- the abc-f gene encoding ribosomal protection-like ABC-F family protein codes for MLDPTPSSSASSSSALSFQVVLDDVVRAPGGRPLLDGVRQSVALGERVGIVGENGGGKTTLLRLVAGLDRPDAGELRVHAPGGTGYLPQTPDLSPEDTVQDAVDHALAEIRALEHALRTTEQALADAAPDELDGLLSSYGELLAAFEARDGYAADARVRAALHGLGIAHLAPGRLLGSLSGGEQARLGLACVLAAAPQLLLLDEPTNHLDTAALEWLEKHLCAHRGSVLVISHDRVFLERVATALWEVDPERRTVHRHGGGYAGYLRARAAARRRWERDHAAWERELAEQRELVRRAADGMTAGARRAVNADRVGGRHQRSVDKQLSARVRQAKERVRRLEESPVPRPPEPLRFTARVAGGGDAGHDGHDGPLAALHDVTVGTRLDLPVFTVAPGERVLVTGPNGAGKSTLLRVLAGELRPDRGHCRRPARIGRLPQESRVTDPGRTLLDAFAAGRPGDPEEHRAALLGFGLFRPADLAVRVGALSMGQLRRLALARLLCAPVDLLLLDEPTNHFSPALVEDVEAALHGYEGALVMVSHDRMLTARFTGRRVRMRGGRIVT; via the coding sequence ATGCTCGACCCCACCCCCTCCTCTTCCGCGTCCTCGTCGTCCGCGCTCTCGTTCCAGGTCGTCCTGGATGATGTTGTGCGCGCGCCCGGCGGCCGGCCGCTGCTGGACGGCGTACGCCAGTCCGTGGCGCTCGGCGAGCGCGTCGGCATCGTCGGCGAGAACGGCGGCGGCAAGACCACCCTGCTGCGCCTGGTCGCCGGTCTCGACCGGCCCGACGCCGGTGAGCTGCGCGTCCACGCCCCGGGCGGCACCGGATATCTCCCGCAGACCCCCGACCTGTCCCCGGAGGACACCGTCCAGGACGCCGTCGACCACGCCCTCGCCGAGATCCGCGCGCTGGAACACGCCCTGCGGACCACCGAACAGGCCCTCGCCGACGCCGCACCGGACGAACTCGACGGGCTGCTCTCCTCGTACGGCGAGCTGCTGGCGGCGTTCGAGGCGCGCGACGGGTACGCGGCCGACGCCCGTGTCCGGGCCGCCCTGCACGGTCTCGGCATCGCCCATCTCGCACCCGGCCGGCTCCTGGGCAGCCTGTCGGGCGGTGAACAGGCTCGTCTCGGCCTGGCCTGTGTCCTGGCCGCGGCCCCGCAGCTGCTGCTCCTGGACGAGCCGACCAACCACTTGGACACCGCCGCTCTGGAATGGCTGGAAAAGCATCTGTGCGCCCACCGCGGGAGTGTGCTCGTCATCTCCCACGACCGGGTCTTCCTGGAGCGGGTCGCCACCGCCCTGTGGGAGGTGGACCCCGAGCGCCGTACCGTCCACCGGCACGGCGGCGGTTACGCGGGCTATCTGCGGGCCAGGGCCGCGGCCCGGCGCCGCTGGGAGCGCGACCACGCCGCCTGGGAGCGGGAGCTGGCCGAGCAGCGCGAGCTGGTGCGGCGCGCCGCCGACGGCATGACGGCCGGTGCCCGGCGGGCGGTGAACGCCGACCGCGTGGGCGGTCGGCACCAGCGCTCCGTGGACAAACAGCTCTCCGCGCGGGTCCGGCAGGCCAAGGAGCGGGTACGGCGGCTGGAGGAGTCGCCGGTGCCCCGGCCGCCGGAGCCGTTGCGGTTCACCGCGCGGGTCGCCGGGGGCGGCGACGCCGGCCACGACGGCCACGACGGGCCACTCGCCGCGCTGCACGACGTGACGGTCGGGACCCGCCTGGACCTGCCCGTGTTCACCGTCGCGCCGGGCGAGCGGGTCCTGGTCACCGGGCCCAACGGGGCGGGCAAGAGCACCTTGTTGCGGGTCCTCGCCGGTGAGCTGCGCCCGGACCGCGGGCACTGCCGGCGGCCGGCCCGGATCGGCCGGCTGCCGCAGGAGTCTCGGGTGACCGATCCGGGGCGGACCCTGCTGGACGCCTTCGCCGCCGGGAGGCCCGGCGACCCGGAGGAGCACCGCGCGGCCCTGCTCGGCTTCGGCCTGTTCCGTCCCGCGGATCTGGCCGTACGGGTCGGCGCGCTGTCGATGGGCCAGCTGCGCCGGCTCGCGCTGGCCCGTCTGCTGTGCGCGCCGGTGGACCTGCTCCTGCTCGACGAGCCGACCAACCACTTCTCGCCCGCGCTCGTGGAGGACGTGGAGGCGGCGCTGCACGGTTACGAGGGCGCGCTGGTGATGGTCAGTCACGACCGCATGCTCACCGCGCGGTTCACCGGCCGACGGGTGCGGATGCGGGGCGGCCGGATCGTCACCTGA
- a CDS encoding pyruvate carboxylase, translating to MFRKVLVANRGEIAIRAFRAGYELGARTVAVFPYEDRNSLHRLKADEAYQIGEPGHPVRAYLSVEEIVRAARRAGADAVYPGYGFLSENPELARACAEAGITFVGPDAGTLELTGNKARAVAAARAAGVPVLGSSAPSTDVDELVRAAGEIGFPVFVKAVAGGGGRGMRRVEDPAALRESIEAASREAASAFGDPTVFLEKAVVDPRHIEVQILADGEGNVMHLFERDCSLQRRHQKVIELAPAPNLDPELRERICADAVRFAREIGYRNAGTVEFLLDRDGNHVFIEMNPRIQVEHTVTEEVTDVDLVQAQLRIAAGETLADLGLSQETLTLRGAALQCRITTEDPANGFRPDTGRISAYRSPGGSGIRLDGGTTHAGTEISAHFDSMLVKLTCRGRDFPAAIGRARRAVAEFRIRGVATNIPFLQAVLDDPDFQAGRVTTSFIEERPHLLTARHSADRGTKLLTYLADVTVNKPHGERPELADPVSKLPSLPAGSPPAGSRQRLAELGPEGFARALREAPTLGVTDTTFRDAHQSLLATRVRTKDLLAVAPHVAHTLPGLLSLECWGGATYDVALRFLAEDPWERLAALREAVPNICLQMLLRGRNTVGYTPYPTEVTDAFVQEAAATGIDIFRIFDALNDVSQMRPAIDAVRETGTAVAEVALCYTADLSDPGERLYTLDYYLRLAEQIVEAGAHVLAVKDMAGLLRAPAAARLVSALRREFDLPVHLHTHDTAGGQLATYLAAAQAGVDAVDGAVASMAGTTSQPSLSAIVAAFDHSDRPTGLDLKAVGDLEPYWEGVRKVYAPFESGLASPTGRVYHHEIPGGQLSNLRTQAVALGLGDRFEEIEAMYAAADRILGRLVKVTPSSKVVGDLALHLVGAGVTPEDFEATPERFDIPDSVIGFLRGELGTPPGGWPEPFRTKALQGRGAAKPVRELTDEDRAGLEKSRRATLNRLLFPGPTRDFEAHRQAYGDTSVLDSKDFFYGLRPAKEYAVDLEPGVRLLIELQAIGEPDERGMRTVMAGLNGQLRPIQVRDAAAASDAPVTEKADRADPGHVAAPFAGVVTLAVAEGDEVAAGATVATIEAMKMEAAITAPRAGRVGRVAINRVQQVEGGDLLVEIA from the coding sequence ATGTTCCGCAAGGTGCTGGTCGCCAACCGAGGCGAGATCGCGATCCGGGCGTTCCGCGCCGGCTACGAACTGGGCGCGCGCACGGTCGCCGTCTTCCCGTACGAGGACCGCAACTCGCTGCACCGGCTCAAGGCCGACGAGGCGTACCAGATCGGTGAGCCGGGTCACCCGGTGCGCGCCTACCTGTCCGTGGAGGAGATCGTGCGGGCCGCGCGGCGGGCGGGTGCGGACGCCGTGTACCCGGGTTACGGCTTCCTGTCGGAGAACCCGGAGCTGGCGCGGGCCTGCGCCGAGGCGGGCATCACGTTCGTCGGCCCGGACGCCGGCACGCTGGAGCTGACCGGCAACAAGGCCCGCGCGGTGGCCGCCGCGCGGGCGGCCGGGGTGCCGGTGCTCGGCTCGTCGGCGCCGTCGACGGACGTGGACGAGCTGGTCCGGGCCGCCGGGGAGATCGGCTTCCCGGTGTTCGTGAAGGCGGTCGCGGGCGGCGGCGGGCGCGGCATGCGCCGCGTGGAGGACCCGGCGGCGCTGCGCGAGTCCATCGAGGCGGCCTCCCGCGAGGCGGCGTCCGCGTTCGGCGATCCGACCGTGTTCCTGGAGAAGGCGGTCGTCGACCCGCGCCACATCGAGGTGCAGATCCTCGCCGACGGCGAGGGCAACGTCATGCACCTGTTCGAGCGGGACTGCTCGCTGCAGCGCCGCCACCAGAAGGTGATCGAGCTGGCGCCCGCCCCGAACCTCGACCCGGAGCTGCGGGAGCGGATCTGCGCCGACGCGGTCCGGTTCGCGCGGGAGATCGGCTACCGCAACGCGGGCACCGTGGAGTTCCTGCTCGACCGGGACGGCAACCACGTCTTCATCGAGATGAACCCGCGCATCCAGGTGGAGCACACGGTCACCGAGGAGGTCACCGACGTCGACCTGGTCCAGGCGCAGCTGCGCATCGCGGCCGGTGAGACGCTGGCGGACCTGGGGCTGTCCCAGGAGACGCTGACGCTGCGCGGCGCCGCCCTGCAGTGCCGTATCACCACCGAGGACCCGGCGAACGGTTTCCGCCCGGACACCGGCCGGATCAGCGCGTACCGCTCTCCCGGCGGTTCCGGCATCCGGCTGGACGGCGGCACGACGCACGCCGGTACGGAGATCAGCGCGCACTTCGACTCGATGCTGGTGAAGCTGACCTGCCGGGGCCGGGACTTCCCGGCCGCGATCGGGCGGGCCCGGCGCGCGGTGGCCGAGTTCCGCATCCGGGGTGTCGCCACGAACATCCCGTTCCTGCAGGCCGTCCTGGACGATCCGGACTTCCAGGCGGGCCGGGTCACCACCTCGTTCATCGAGGAGCGGCCGCATCTGCTGACCGCGCGGCACTCCGCCGACCGCGGCACCAAGCTGCTGACGTATCTCGCCGACGTGACGGTGAACAAGCCGCACGGGGAGCGCCCGGAGCTGGCCGACCCGGTCTCCAAGCTGCCGTCGCTGCCCGCCGGATCACCGCCCGCGGGGTCCCGGCAGCGGCTGGCCGAACTGGGTCCCGAGGGCTTCGCCCGCGCCCTGCGGGAGGCGCCGACGCTCGGCGTCACCGACACCACCTTCCGGGACGCGCACCAGTCGCTGCTGGCCACGCGGGTGCGCACCAAGGACCTGCTGGCCGTCGCCCCGCACGTGGCGCACACTCTGCCGGGGCTGCTGTCCCTGGAGTGCTGGGGCGGCGCGACGTACGACGTGGCGCTGCGCTTCCTCGCGGAGGACCCGTGGGAGCGGCTGGCGGCGCTGCGCGAGGCGGTGCCCAACATCTGCCTCCAGATGCTGCTGCGGGGGCGCAACACGGTGGGCTACACGCCGTACCCGACCGAGGTGACCGACGCGTTCGTGCAGGAGGCCGCCGCCACCGGCATCGACATCTTCCGCATCTTCGACGCGCTCAACGACGTCTCGCAGATGCGCCCGGCCATCGACGCCGTACGCGAGACCGGCACGGCCGTCGCGGAGGTCGCGCTCTGCTACACCGCCGACCTGTCCGACCCGGGCGAGCGGCTGTACACCCTCGACTACTACCTGCGGCTGGCCGAGCAGATCGTCGAGGCGGGCGCGCACGTGCTGGCCGTGAAGGACATGGCGGGCCTGCTGCGTGCCCCGGCCGCCGCGCGGCTGGTCTCGGCGCTGCGCCGCGAGTTCGACCTGCCGGTGCACCTGCACACCCACGACACGGCGGGCGGCCAGCTCGCCACCTATCTCGCGGCGGCGCAGGCGGGCGTGGACGCCGTCGACGGGGCCGTGGCGTCCATGGCGGGCACCACCTCGCAGCCGTCGCTGTCGGCGATCGTGGCCGCCTTCGACCACTCCGACCGGCCGACCGGCCTGGACCTGAAGGCGGTCGGGGACCTGGAGCCGTACTGGGAGGGCGTCCGCAAGGTCTACGCCCCCTTCGAGTCCGGGCTCGCCTCCCCGACCGGGCGGGTCTACCACCACGAGATCCCCGGCGGTCAGCTGTCCAACCTGCGCACCCAGGCGGTCGCGCTCGGCCTCGGCGACCGCTTCGAGGAGATCGAGGCGATGTACGCGGCCGCCGACCGCATCCTGGGCCGGCTGGTGAAGGTGACGCCGTCGTCGAAGGTGGTCGGCGACCTGGCGCTGCACCTGGTGGGGGCCGGGGTGACGCCGGAGGACTTCGAGGCGACGCCGGAGCGGTTCGACATCCCGGACTCCGTCATCGGGTTCCTGCGCGGTGAGCTGGGCACCCCGCCGGGCGGCTGGCCGGAGCCGTTCCGCACGAAGGCGCTCCAGGGGCGCGGCGCGGCCAAGCCGGTGCGGGAGCTGACGGACGAGGACCGCGCGGGGCTGGAGAAGTCCCGGCGCGCGACCCTCAACCGGCTGCTGTTCCCCGGCCCCACGCGGGACTTCGAGGCGCACCGCCAGGCGTACGGCGACACGAGCGTGCTGGACAGCAAGGACTTCTTCTACGGCCTGCGTCCGGCGAAGGAGTACGCCGTCGACCTGGAGCCCGGTGTGCGGCTGCTGATCGAGTTGCAGGCCATCGGCGAGCCCGACGAGCGCGGGATGCGCACGGTGATGGCGGGCCTCAACGGCCAGCTGCGGCCGATCCAGGTGCGGGACGCGGCGGCCGCCTCGGACGCGCCGGTGACCGAGAAGGCGGACCGGGCCGATCCCGGCCATGTGGCGGCCCCGTTCGCGGGTGTGGTGACGCTGGCGGTCGCCGAGGGCGACGAGGTCGCGGCCGGGGCAACGGTGGCCACCATCGAGGCGATGAAGATGGAGGCCGCCATCACCGCCCCGCGCGCGGGCCGGGTGGGCCGGGTCGCCATCAACCGGGTCCAGCAGGTGGAGGGCGGTGACCTGCTCGTCGAGATCGCCTGA
- a CDS encoding VOC family protein: MITTDFAPGSPCWLDLGAPDVRAAAAFYTAVLGWDYESMGEGGEMEGGMFRRDGKIVAGLGKLTEEGARPAWMIYFTVTDADATTEAVRSAGGTVRVEPRDLDEWGRMAQYSDPLGGQFAVWQPGTNKGVELVDEPGSLSWIELCTHDVAGAKEFYGGILGWRFSDTELPGGGGTYSLITPEGLPEERMHGGLVELPREALTQADGRPYWHPVFRVEDCDAAVERVRENGGSVQMGPEDAEGVGRLAVCLDPSNADFVVLKPSES; this comes from the coding sequence ATGATCACCACGGACTTCGCTCCCGGCTCCCCCTGCTGGCTCGACCTGGGCGCCCCGGACGTGCGGGCCGCCGCGGCGTTCTACACAGCCGTGCTCGGATGGGACTACGAGTCCATGGGCGAGGGCGGCGAGATGGAAGGCGGCATGTTCCGCAGGGACGGGAAGATCGTGGCCGGGCTCGGCAAGCTCACCGAGGAGGGCGCGCGGCCGGCCTGGATGATCTACTTCACGGTCACCGACGCGGACGCCACCACCGAGGCGGTGCGCAGCGCGGGCGGCACGGTGCGGGTGGAGCCGAGGGACCTCGACGAGTGGGGCCGGATGGCGCAGTACAGCGACCCGCTGGGCGGCCAGTTCGCCGTCTGGCAGCCGGGCACCAACAAGGGCGTGGAGCTGGTGGACGAGCCGGGCTCGCTGTCCTGGATCGAGCTGTGCACGCACGACGTCGCCGGGGCGAAGGAGTTCTACGGCGGGATCCTCGGCTGGCGGTTCAGCGACACGGAGCTGCCGGGCGGCGGGGGCACCTACTCGCTGATCACGCCCGAAGGGCTGCCCGAGGAGCGCATGCACGGGGGTCTGGTGGAGCTTCCCAGGGAAGCGCTCACCCAGGCGGACGGGCGGCCCTACTGGCACCCGGTGTTCCGCGTCGAGGACTGCGACGCGGCGGTCGAGAGAGTCCGGGAGAACGGCGGCAGCGTGCAGATGGGGCCGGAGGACGCGGAGGGCGTGGGCCGGCTGGCGGTCTGCCTGGACCCGTCGAACGCGGACTTCGTCGTCCTGAAGCCGTCCGAGAGCTGA
- a CDS encoding TOPRIM nucleotidyl transferase/hydrolase domain-containing protein, producing MGDMAAFRDEVTAWAAGGPPDTARELAARLPVRVVVLLEGPSDAAAVDAAAELRGRDLEAEGVCVLPMGGAMNVGRFAGLLGPTGLGLRLTGLCDERERPYYLRGWQRAGAAQERFFVCAADLEDELIRALGVARVTELVRAEGDLRPLETFLRQPAQQGRSPQQQMRRFLGTKKGRKIRYGRVLIEALDPDRVPAPLDGLLAAL from the coding sequence ATGGGTGACATGGCGGCGTTCCGGGACGAGGTCACCGCGTGGGCGGCCGGAGGACCCCCGGACACCGCGCGGGAGCTGGCCGCGCGGCTGCCCGTCCGCGTGGTGGTCCTGCTCGAAGGGCCGAGCGACGCCGCGGCGGTCGACGCGGCGGCCGAGCTGCGTGGCCGGGACCTGGAAGCCGAGGGCGTCTGCGTGCTGCCGATGGGCGGTGCGATGAACGTCGGGCGCTTCGCCGGCCTCCTCGGGCCGACCGGTCTCGGACTGCGCCTCACGGGACTGTGCGACGAGAGGGAACGTCCTTACTACCTCCGCGGCTGGCAGCGGGCCGGTGCGGCGCAGGAGCGGTTCTTCGTCTGCGCGGCGGACCTGGAGGACGAACTGATCCGCGCGCTGGGCGTCGCGCGGGTGACGGAACTCGTCCGCGCGGAGGGCGATCTGCGCCCCCTGGAGACCTTCCTGCGCCAGCCCGCACAGCAGGGCCGCAGCCCGCAGCAGCAGATGCGGCGCTTCCTCGGTACGAAGAAGGGCCGCAAGATCCGGTACGGCCGTGTCCTGATCGAGGCCCTTGACCCCGACCGCGTGCCCGCCCCCCTCGACGGTCTGCTCGCCGCCCTCTGA